A stretch of Anolis sagrei isolate rAnoSag1 chromosome X, rAnoSag1.mat, whole genome shotgun sequence DNA encodes these proteins:
- the LOC137094988 gene encoding G-protein coupled receptor 4-like — MWSCGRITRGPTDFRVELGTGAPSLLAPSFFHPRMCNATLASWSCQVDSKVDHLFPPTLYIIVIAMGLPTNCMALWAAYLQVRQKNELGVYLMNLSIADLLYIATLPLWIDYFLHYDNWIHGQESCKLFGFVFYTNIYISIAFLCCISVDRYLAVAHPLRFAKFRRVKTAVVISLVVWAIEIGANSAPLFHDELFHDRYNHTFCFEKYPMEEWVAWMNLYRVFLGFLFPWVLMLFSYRGILRAVRGNVSTEKQEKAKIKRLSLSLIAILLFCFAPYHVILLSRSAVYLSKPCDCGFEEKVFVAYHAALAFTSLNCVADPILYCFANEGARGDVVKALATLVRFLASSKPQEMASASLTLDTPLSSKKNSFARQPSALQLPLESLDATGTREEELQMKILTLNL; from the coding sequence ATGTGGTCCTGTGGACGTATCACCCGCGGCCCCACAGACTTCCGTGTTGAGTTGGGAACTGgtgccccctccctgttggctcCATCCTTCTTCCACCCGAGGATGTGCAACGCAACCCTGGCCAGCTGGAGCTGCCAGGTGGACTCGAAGGTGGACCACCTCTTCCCACCGACGCTCTACATCATCGTCATCGCCATGGGCCTGCCCACCAACTGCATGGCGCTCTGGGCCGCCTACCTGCAGGTCCGGCAGAAGAACGAGCTGGGCGTCTACCTGATGAACCTCTCCATTGCAGACTTGCTCTACATTGCCACCTTGCCCCTCTGGATCGACTACTTCCTCCACTATGACAACTGGATCCATGGGCAGGAGTCCTGCAAGCTCTTTGGCTTTGTCTTCTACACCAACATCTACATCAGCATCGCCTTCCTGTGCTGCATCTCCGTGGACCGCTACCTGGCCGTGGCGCACCCTTTGCGCTTCGCCAAGTTCCGGCGGGTCAAGACAGCCGTGGTCATCAGCCTGGTGGTGTGGGCCATCGAGATTGGAGCCAACTCGGCCCCTCTCTTCCACGACGAGCTCTTCCACGACCGCTACAACCACACCTTCTGCTTCGAGAAGTACCCCATGGAGGAGTGGGTGGCCTGGATGAACCTCTACCGGGTCTTCCTGGGCTTCCTCTTCCCATGGGTCCTGATGCTCTTCTCCTATCGGGGGATCCTGCGGGCCGTGCGGGGCAACGTCTCCACCGAGAAGCAGGAGAAGGCCAAGATCAAGCGCCTCTCGCTCAGCCTGATCGCCATCCTGCTCTTCTGCTTCGCCCCGTACCACGTCATCCTCCTCTCCCGCAGCGCCGTCTACCTGAGCAAGCCCTGCGACTGTGGCTTCGAGGAGAAGGTCTTTGTGGCCTACCACGCCGCCCTGGCCTTCACCAGCCTCAACTGTGTGGCGGACCCCATCCTCTACTGCTTCGCCAACGAAGGGGCCCGCGGGGACGTGGTCAAGGCCCTGGCCACCTTGGTCCGCTTCCTGGCCAGCTCCAAGCCCCAGGAGATGGCCAGCGCCTCCCTCACCTTGGACACCCCGCTCTCCTCCAAGAAGAACAGCTTCGCCCGGCAACCCTCCGCCCTACAGCTGCCCTTGGAGTCGCTTGACGCGACGGGGACCAGGGAGGAGGAACTCCAGATGAAGATCTTGACTTTGAACTTGTGA